One Deltaproteobacteria bacterium DNA window includes the following coding sequences:
- the trmFO gene encoding methylenetetrahydrofolate--tRNA-(uracil(54)-C(5))-methyltransferase (FADH(2)-oxidizing) TrmFO: MSETTPQVTVIGGGLAGSECAWQLAERGIQVELREMKPHKRSPAHKADTLAELVCSNSLRSDNIENAVGLLHAELRRLGSVILGSADATRVPAGDALAVDRDKFSAMVTERVKQHPRIRVIDQEVTALPTTGITVVATGPLTSDALAQAISEAAGERLYFYDAIAPIVQADTIDMEIAFSASRYGKGEGADYLNLPMTEAQYKAFVEAVLAGEKVKPHGFEEPKYFEGCLPIEVMAERGPQTLSFGPMKPVGLVDPRKPNEKFAAVVQLRREDAAGSTYNMVGFQTRLTWPEQKRIFRAFVPGLQNAEFARLGQVHRNTFIDAPRLLAPDLSLRGREHLFFAGQITGVEGYVESCACGYLVALAVLARLAGKPFVAPPATTALGSLYRHVTGEAHPPGYDYQPTNVIFGLFPPLEGRVKKHDRKTKMVERAQRDLEPWAVHAARQEVRP, from the coding sequence ATGAGCGAGACCACTCCCCAGGTGACGGTGATCGGCGGCGGGCTGGCCGGTTCCGAGTGCGCCTGGCAGCTTGCCGAGCGCGGCATCCAGGTCGAGCTGCGGGAGATGAAGCCGCACAAGCGCTCGCCGGCCCACAAGGCCGACACGCTCGCGGAGCTGGTCTGCTCCAACTCGCTGCGCAGCGACAACATCGAGAACGCCGTGGGCTTGCTGCACGCGGAGCTTCGGCGGCTGGGCTCGGTGATCCTCGGCTCGGCCGACGCCACCCGCGTGCCCGCCGGCGACGCGCTCGCGGTGGATCGCGACAAGTTTTCCGCCATGGTCACCGAGCGCGTGAAGCAGCACCCGCGCATTCGCGTCATCGATCAGGAAGTGACCGCGCTGCCGACGACGGGAATCACGGTCGTGGCGACCGGGCCGCTCACCAGTGACGCGCTGGCGCAGGCGATCTCGGAGGCGGCGGGCGAGCGGCTCTACTTCTACGACGCCATCGCGCCCATCGTGCAGGCCGACACCATCGACATGGAGATCGCGTTCTCGGCCTCGCGCTACGGCAAGGGCGAGGGCGCGGACTACCTGAACCTCCCGATGACGGAGGCGCAGTACAAGGCGTTCGTGGAGGCGGTGCTCGCGGGCGAGAAGGTGAAGCCGCATGGCTTCGAAGAGCCGAAGTACTTCGAGGGCTGTCTGCCGATTGAGGTGATGGCCGAGCGTGGTCCGCAGACGCTCAGCTTCGGGCCGATGAAGCCGGTGGGCCTCGTCGATCCGCGCAAGCCGAACGAGAAGTTCGCGGCGGTGGTGCAGCTCCGTCGCGAGGACGCCGCGGGCAGCACGTACAACATGGTGGGCTTCCAGACGCGCCTCACCTGGCCGGAGCAGAAGCGCATCTTCCGCGCCTTCGTGCCCGGCTTGCAGAACGCCGAGTTCGCGCGGCTGGGTCAGGTGCATCGCAACACCTTCATCGACGCGCCGCGCCTGCTCGCGCCAGATCTCTCGCTGCGTGGCCGCGAGCACCTCTTCTTCGCCGGGCAGATCACCGGCGTCGAGGGCTATGTCGAGAGCTGCGCGTGCGGCTACCTGGTGGCGCTGGCGGTGTTGGCGCGGCTCGCGGGCAAGCCGTTCGTGGCGCCGCCGGCGACGACGGCCCTCGGCTCGCTCTACCGCCACGTGACCGGCGAGGCGCACCCGCCGGGCTACGACTACCAGCCGACCAACGTCATCTTCGGCCTATTTCCGCCGCTCGAGGGTCGCGTGAAGAAGCACGATCGCAAGACGAAGATGGTGGAGCGCGCCCAGCGCGATCTCGAGCCCTGGGCCGTGCACGCGGCGCGGCAGGAGGTGCGCCCGTGA
- a CDS encoding PD40 domain-containing protein: MKRALVLALFALAACQKGGTARDNDPRKTYGVRIADDGEVARVTTSPDGKYVAFLGQVERPKELGVPEGILVGLLELVPADGSGPARQLLGGVTNLEGSFAFSSDGAVLAAIKSFRFASHSGTLETVKVAGGEPVHLADDCSGFAFSADAKHLAWVCTSGGFLGNADGSDARKVTDGAATVDFSRDSTKLLVRRLASAGGDLLLVDVAGKGADRTIAKNVGDYAFSPDGADVAFTMHSADPRGGWELKLTSTKGGDIRALGEAVSSFRFSPDGKWLAYIGGVTPSKPFGDLFVAPSTGGAGTKVGERVEEYDFAPNSKAVAYLAKYNDNARSGTMMLQTLPPSTPAQTLHKPVKSFVWSPEGGYLAYSVFQVKDASLDLDLLKLSDLKPGAALADGGTNWAEGSREVANGAYGYLFAGEDKLIYRTECIMEGRACDLYVLPTDHAAMPGRLTGGVWRFSISKDGSRMLITYPRVDSETVADLGVMNLSGYGGAVGVDHSVELGAQFLDAHGGREAYGVIDKRRRGVYVAKSPLPEPGQLPPSLEPPGFKATYQPSTPPQQPQKTAGAH; this comes from the coding sequence GTGAAGCGCGCGCTGGTGCTGGCTCTCTTCGCGCTCGCGGCATGCCAGAAGGGCGGCACGGCGCGCGACAACGATCCGCGCAAGACCTACGGCGTGCGCATCGCCGACGACGGCGAGGTCGCGCGCGTCACCACCTCGCCCGACGGCAAGTACGTCGCGTTTCTCGGCCAGGTGGAGCGGCCCAAGGAGCTCGGCGTTCCGGAAGGCATCCTCGTCGGCTTGCTCGAGCTCGTGCCCGCGGACGGCAGCGGCCCGGCGCGCCAGCTCCTCGGCGGGGTGACGAACCTGGAGGGGTCGTTCGCGTTCTCCAGCGACGGCGCGGTGCTCGCGGCCATCAAGAGCTTTCGCTTCGCGAGCCACAGCGGCACGCTCGAGACGGTGAAGGTCGCGGGCGGCGAGCCGGTGCACCTCGCGGACGACTGCTCGGGCTTCGCGTTCTCGGCCGACGCCAAGCACCTCGCGTGGGTGTGCACCTCGGGCGGCTTCCTCGGAAACGCCGACGGCTCCGACGCGCGCAAGGTGACCGACGGCGCGGCGACGGTGGACTTCTCGCGCGACAGCACCAAGCTCCTCGTGCGCCGACTCGCGAGCGCGGGCGGCGATCTGCTCCTCGTCGACGTGGCCGGCAAAGGCGCCGACCGCACCATCGCCAAGAACGTGGGCGACTACGCGTTCTCGCCCGACGGCGCCGACGTGGCCTTCACCATGCACTCCGCCGATCCGCGCGGCGGCTGGGAGCTCAAGCTCACCTCGACCAAGGGCGGCGACATCCGCGCGCTCGGCGAGGCTGTGTCCAGCTTCCGCTTCTCGCCCGATGGAAAGTGGCTCGCGTACATCGGCGGCGTGACGCCGTCGAAGCCGTTCGGCGATCTCTTCGTCGCGCCCAGCACCGGCGGCGCGGGCACCAAGGTCGGCGAGCGCGTGGAGGAATACGACTTCGCGCCGAACAGCAAGGCCGTGGCCTACCTCGCCAAGTACAACGACAACGCGCGGTCCGGGACGATGATGCTGCAGACGCTGCCGCCCTCGACGCCCGCGCAGACGCTGCACAAGCCGGTGAAGAGCTTCGTCTGGTCGCCGGAGGGCGGCTACCTCGCGTACAGCGTGTTCCAGGTGAAGGACGCCTCGCTCGATCTCGATCTGCTCAAGCTCAGCGATCTGAAGCCGGGCGCCGCGCTGGCCGACGGCGGCACCAACTGGGCCGAGGGCTCGCGCGAGGTCGCCAACGGCGCGTACGGCTACCTCTTCGCCGGTGAGGACAAGCTCATCTACCGCACCGAGTGCATCATGGAGGGCCGCGCCTGCGACCTCTACGTGCTGCCCACCGATCACGCGGCGATGCCGGGGCGACTCACCGGCGGCGTCTGGCGCTTCAGCATCTCCAAGGACGGCTCGCGGATGCTGATTACCTACCCGCGAGTCGATTCCGAGACCGTCGCAGATCTGGGCGTGATGAACCTCTCGGGCTATGGCGGCGCGGTGGGCGTCGATCACTCGGTGGAGCTCGGCGCCCAGTTCCTCGACGCGCACGGCGGCCGTGAGGCGTATGGCGTCATCGACAAGCGGCGCCGCGGCGTCTACGTGGCCAAGAGCCCGCTGCCCGAGCCGGGACAGCTGCCGCCGTCGCTCGAGCCGCCCGGCTTCAAGGCGACCTACCAGCCGTCGACGCCGCCGCAGCAGCCCCAGAAGACCGCGGGCGCGCACTGA
- a CDS encoding tyrosine recombinase XerC, giving the protein MAQFESYLAQEKRRSAHTVRAYVNDVTQLLDFLEARKRPLETLDLPALRGFLVVRGEDAATSRARKLSALRTFLGFLRRTGKIAKNAADDVLSPKLPKSLPKALPEAEAAKLMDAPSERSALGLRDRAMLELLYGGGLRVAELVGLDLGDYDAGAREVRVVGKGSKERVVPVTEQARVALAAYLLRRLELVPKKKSASSALFLNNRGGRLTARTIARHLEKYALQEALPRHVSPHALRHSFATHLLNGGADLRAIQELLGHASVSTTQRYTAVSWERLQDVYRKAHPKA; this is encoded by the coding sequence CTGGCCCAGTTCGAGAGCTACCTCGCGCAGGAGAAGCGCCGCTCGGCGCACACGGTCCGCGCCTACGTGAACGACGTGACGCAGCTCCTCGATTTTCTCGAGGCGCGAAAGCGTCCGCTGGAGACGCTCGACCTGCCCGCGCTCCGCGGCTTCCTGGTGGTGCGCGGCGAAGATGCGGCCACGAGTCGCGCGCGCAAGCTGTCCGCGCTGCGCACCTTCCTGGGCTTTCTGCGGCGCACGGGGAAAATCGCCAAGAACGCGGCCGACGATGTGCTGAGCCCCAAGCTCCCGAAGAGTCTTCCGAAGGCGCTTCCCGAAGCCGAGGCCGCCAAGCTCATGGACGCGCCGAGCGAAAGGTCCGCGCTCGGGCTGCGCGACCGGGCCATGCTGGAGCTGCTCTACGGCGGTGGGCTGCGCGTCGCCGAGCTCGTGGGCCTCGATCTGGGCGACTACGATGCGGGCGCGCGTGAAGTCCGCGTGGTGGGCAAGGGCAGCAAGGAGCGCGTCGTGCCCGTGACCGAGCAGGCGCGCGTGGCGCTCGCGGCGTATCTGCTGCGGCGCCTCGAGCTCGTTCCGAAGAAGAAGTCCGCATCGAGTGCGCTCTTCTTGAACAACCGCGGCGGACGCCTGACGGCGAGGACGATCGCGCGGCACCTCGAGAAGTACGCGCTGCAGGAGGCGCTGCCGCGCCACGTGAGCCCGCACGCGCTGCGCCACTCGTTCGCGACCCACCTGCTCAATGGCGGCGCCGACCTGCGCGCGATTCAAGAGCTGCTCGGCCACGCGTCGGTGTCGACGACGCAGCGCTACACCGCGGTGAGCTGGGAGCGCCTCCAGGACGTGTACCGCAAGGCGCACCCCAAGGCGTGA
- the hslV gene encoding ATP-dependent protease subunit HslV codes for MSMHATTILAVRKAGKVIIAGDGQVTLDKIVLKANAKKVRRLGDGSVIAGFAGSTADAFTLFERFELKLGEHRKNLARACVELGKDWRTDRYLRKLEAMLLVADKERTFLLSGTGDVVEPDEGAIAIGSGGPYAYAAARALLKHSQLDARQIAEEALNIAADVCIYTNRNLVFEEL; via the coding sequence ATGTCCATGCACGCCACCACCATCCTCGCGGTGCGGAAGGCCGGCAAGGTCATCATCGCGGGCGACGGCCAGGTCACCCTCGACAAGATCGTGCTCAAGGCCAACGCGAAAAAAGTGAGGAGATTGGGCGACGGCTCCGTCATCGCCGGGTTCGCGGGCAGCACCGCCGATGCGTTCACGTTGTTCGAGCGCTTCGAGCTCAAGCTCGGCGAGCACCGCAAGAACCTCGCGCGCGCGTGCGTGGAGCTCGGCAAGGACTGGCGCACCGACCGCTATCTGCGAAAGCTCGAGGCCATGCTCCTCGTGGCCGACAAGGAGCGCACCTTCCTGCTCAGCGGCACCGGCGATGTGGTCGAGCCCGACGAGGGCGCCATCGCCATCGGCTCGGGTGGGCCGTACGCGTACGCCGCGGCGCGCGCCCTGCTGAAGCACTCGCAGCTCGACGCCCGACAGATCGCCGAAGAGGCGCTGAACATCGCCGCCGACGTGTGCATCTACACCAACCGGAATCTCGTCTTCGAGGAGCTCTGA